A region of Flavobacterium album DNA encodes the following proteins:
- a CDS encoding cyclodeaminase/cyclohydrolase family protein → MNLIEKTVADLMKKFGEGNHKPGSGSAAAFQGMVSAKLISTVISLTTEEKRRKQYGNIFTEILDFQEQIENRIYPSLTRLFQIDSEQFDKTIILRTERDNEEDEIKKNQLRLEALEQLKTSIDIPLEIGLLCKELAEIAAYIFDYGFKAARGDSQVGLSGAVSAISGCISIIRLNVLSYSSDEYQYTKSVVAKVDSLDKVYQELSIVVNARIRVLQDEYDAKVPLFEGINEIIKKYRADKKLKIENCARDLQNLIWANKNLIWKKNTPNDVLEILRPDIIFRQVLGYGYIENGRYAVAYEDGGDVEVAGVIDQPNKLVAVSNNYSDEVRRFTAAHELGHAILHSQPILHRDIPCDSIGIRKSRDYTEVEADKFATYFLMPERIILREFHRIYSVPQFQLNEDLAFKFGGRSTIDLRRECKDRRGLSRKLASAELYNDNYFTSLSKLFGVSIEAMAIRLEELNLVLY, encoded by the coding sequence ATGAATTTAATAGAGAAAACGGTTGCCGATTTGATGAAAAAATTTGGAGAAGGCAACCATAAGCCAGGATCTGGTAGTGCAGCAGCATTTCAAGGTATGGTTTCTGCAAAACTTATCTCTACAGTAATCAGTTTAACAACTGAAGAAAAAAGGAGAAAACAATACGGGAACATCTTTACTGAAATATTGGATTTCCAAGAGCAAATTGAAAATCGGATTTACCCAAGTCTGACAAGATTGTTTCAAATAGATTCGGAGCAGTTTGATAAAACTATAATTTTAAGAACTGAACGCGATAATGAAGAGGATGAAATTAAAAAAAATCAGTTGAGACTTGAGGCACTAGAACAACTTAAAACTTCTATAGATATACCTTTAGAAATTGGACTTCTTTGTAAAGAATTAGCAGAAATCGCAGCATATATTTTTGATTATGGTTTCAAAGCTGCAAGAGGAGATTCTCAGGTAGGTTTAAGTGGAGCAGTTTCTGCTATAAGCGGATGCATATCAATAATTAGACTTAATGTACTATCATATAGTAGTGATGAATATCAATATACTAAATCTGTAGTAGCGAAGGTAGACAGTCTTGATAAAGTTTATCAAGAGCTAAGCATCGTTGTAAACGCAAGAATTAGAGTACTACAAGATGAATATGATGCTAAAGTTCCCTTATTTGAAGGTATTAATGAGATTATTAAGAAATATAGAGCAGATAAAAAGCTAAAAATAGAAAATTGCGCCCGGGATTTGCAGAATCTCATTTGGGCTAACAAAAACTTAATTTGGAAGAAAAACACTCCTAATGATGTTTTAGAAATCTTACGCCCTGATATAATTTTCAGACAAGTTTTAGGATATGGATATATAGAAAATGGCAGATATGCTGTCGCTTATGAAGATGGCGGAGATGTTGAGGTTGCAGGAGTTATTGATCAGCCTAATAAATTGGTTGCAGTTTCAAACAATTACTCAGATGAGGTTAGAAGGTTTACGGCAGCACATGAATTAGGTCATGCAATACTCCATAGTCAGCCCATTTTGCATAGAGATATTCCGTGTGACTCAATTGGTATTCGGAAAAGCCGTGATTATACTGAAGTAGAGGCTGATAAATTTGCCACCTATTTTCTTATGCCTGAAAGAATAATATTACGAGAGTTTCATAGAATTTATTCCGTACCGCAATTTCAACTCAATGAAGACTTAGCCTTTAAATTTGGTGGGCGTAGTACTATTGATTTAAGGCGGGAATGTAAGGATAGAAGAGGACTATCTAGAAAGTTAGCTTCTGCGGAGTTATACAATGACAATTATTTTACATCACTCTCGAAACTGTTTGGTGTTTCAATTGAGGCTATGGCAATTCGTCTTGAAGAACTGAATCTTGTATTGTATTAG